From Rhinatrema bivittatum chromosome 5, aRhiBiv1.1, whole genome shotgun sequence, the proteins below share one genomic window:
- the NYX gene encoding nyctalopin, whose translation SLVFLILLMQPISAVRACARSCPPHCLCTQERSCSVLCDGLGLPQIPGEFPCEASFINLDKNSIKFLSEKAFGTLPSLRCLSLNHNNISFITPGSFKGLPNLMELKMAHNKYFRYLHTRTFTALKKLMKLDLADCNLFNMPDRIFIDLPFLQELIFFQNNFRRIPGAIRGMGNLTHVYLERNRIEAVAYNSLQDLGNLKYLNLQDNKINVIHDKSFQDCRKMEYLSLNDNLLSELPDSSFKGLRHLKTLNLGGNFIRKVSSAWFQGLVELEVLYLDRNRIDYIEEGAFENLTSLMSLHLNSNSLRSLPFLVFKPIYFLARLYLFRNPWECDCGIEWLKEWMENYRLVRDIPCSSPNSLVGIDLSKVSFNKSPEGFCLDPVEHNVTSVIPTSTAGLHPTMENKLGSFISKLLLPRRSLEVRRNNSDTFNSTVIKGMDDDLSSGIGEYSRKHLIYFNCILLIIVQIVTIL comes from the coding sequence TCTTTAGTCTTCCTAATTCTTCTTATGCAACCCATCTCTGCTGTGAGGGCTTGTGCTCGCTCCTGCCCACCTCACTGTCTTTGTACTCAAGAGAGAAGCTGCTCTGTTTTATGTGATGGCCTTGGACTCCCTCAGATCCCTGGCGAGTTCCCCTGTGAGGCTTCCTTCATCAACCTGGATAAAAACAGCATCAAGTTCCTCTCAGAGAAGGCCTTTGGCACCTTGCCTTCTCTACGATGCCTTTCACTTAATCACAACAACATCTCCTTCATCACCCCAGGGTCCTTTAAAGGCCTGCCCAATCTGATGGAGCTCAAAATGGCACACAACAAATACTTTCGGTACCTGCACACTCGGACCTTTACAGCTCTTAAGAAACTCATGAAACTGGATCTCGCTGACTGTAATCTCTTTAACATGCCTGACAGGATTTTTATAGATCTCCCTTTTCTCCAAGAGCTGATCTTCTTTCAAAATAACTTCCGAAGGATCCCTGGGGCTATAAGGGGCATGGGAAATCTAACCCATGTTTACTTAGAGCGAAACAGGATAGAAGCTGTAGCCTACAACTCTCTCCAGGACCTGGGCAACCTAAAATATCTGAATCTGCAAGACAATAAAATTAATGTTATTCATGATAAGTCTTTCCAGGATTGTCGCAAAATGGAATATCTCTCTCTGAATGACAACTTGCTTAGTGAGCTACCAGATAGCTCATTTAAAGGGCTAAGGCACCTGAAGACGTTGAATCTTGGTGGAAATTTTATAAGGAAAGTATCCAGTGCTTGGTTTCAGGGCTTGGTTGAACTGGAGGTGCTGTACTTGGATCGGAACAGGATCGATTATATAGAAGAAGGGGCTTTTGAAAACTTGACCAGTCTCATGTCCCTGCACTTAAACAGCAACAGCTTAAGGTCGTTGCCTTTTTTGGTCTTTAAGCCCATTTACTTCCTTGCAAGGCTTTATCTGTTCAGAAACCCTTGGGAATGCGACTGTGGGATTGAATGGCTTAAAGAATGGATGGAAAATTACAGACTGGTAAGGGACATTCCCTGTTCTTCACCAAACTCACTTGTAGGTATTGATCTCAGCAAAGTCTCATTCAATAAATCACCCGAAGGTTTCTGCCTTGATCCAGTTGAGCATAATGTAACCTCAGTTATTCCCACCTCTACAGCAGGACTTCACCCTACCATGGAGAACAAGCTTGGCAGCTTCATCTCCAAGCTTCTCCTCCCGAGGAGGAGCCTTGAGGTGAGAAGAAACAATTCAGATACATTTAATAGCACCGTCATTAAAGGAATGGATGATGACCTTTCATCAGGGATTGGCGAATATAGCAGGAAACATcttatatattttaattgtatcttACTTATTATAGTGCAGATAGTGACTATTCTCTAG